A part of Candidatus Polarisedimenticolaceae bacterium genomic DNA contains:
- a CDS encoding prolyl oligopeptidase family serine peptidase, translated as MRRASSWLLAAVFAAHAVPAVAADAPVSDVPAKPVPAWLLLEPRRAPFPAFADEPGGKFGVAEMLAQEVLPRGFPRPAAGDALGWKRSDAGQGGAVVLTPPDPKTPAIAWLSVHLTTGRFVAADLELVGRHPRRAWLDGEPVATGGTATEGPESEAKGKLRLPTGTHVLLVQTVYDPGRAGEWSVGAVLKGAEAVVPGVDPERTLEILDVLDVPNAEGLAVSPDGARVAITWKRVLPGTDDAESWLEVRSVRNGAVERSWRGLPVSQVAWVPKGTRLSYVTSETQGDKRLSTLWVADLDSGATSPLLERVEAFAGYLWAPDASRVVYATTAKAEPDKRGVKLRINLQDRQAGWRDKQVLHVLDVATGMRRRLTAGSLTSSAASISPDGARLLFLRNVEDLERRPYSRNELWEVDLATLASRKLRDGWGTDAVAWSSDGRRILVRGGPSEFDSLGHAVKPGVIPSEAEGDLYVWDPVSGSAEPITKGFDPSVLAVQWNVADGNIYFEAAEKDFEGLWRWEPASKRFTKLDAGVDVTENVAFATHAPVAVIAGSSPWEPERVVAVDLAGGPARVLAAPAVEALASTRKGTVAPFVFKAANGRTIDGRVYFPPGYDASRKGSYPAIVNFYGGVTPVSREWGGRYPKEWWASQGYVVYVPQPSGAVGYGQAFSAAHVNDWGAATSEEILEGTRRFLEAHPAVDAKRVGCIGASYGGFMTMLLVTKSDLYAAAVSHAGISSIATYWGEGYWGYWYGAVSAAGSFPWNNKELFVDRSPLYRADKVKTPILLTHGSADTNVPVGESESFYTALKLAGAPVELLTVDGQDHWILDHGKRVVWSRGIVAWFDRWLKGQPEGWEELFPGPK; from the coding sequence ATGCGCCGAGCCTCGTCGTGGCTGCTCGCCGCGGTGTTCGCGGCCCACGCCGTTCCCGCCGTCGCGGCGGACGCGCCCGTGAGCGACGTCCCCGCGAAGCCGGTGCCCGCCTGGCTCCTGCTCGAGCCGCGCCGGGCGCCGTTCCCCGCCTTCGCCGACGAGCCGGGCGGGAAGTTCGGCGTCGCCGAGATGCTCGCGCAGGAGGTCCTCCCGCGGGGGTTCCCGCGCCCCGCGGCGGGCGACGCGCTGGGATGGAAACGGTCCGACGCCGGGCAGGGAGGGGCGGTCGTCCTGACCCCGCCCGACCCGAAGACTCCCGCGATCGCCTGGCTTTCGGTGCATCTCACGACCGGACGTTTCGTCGCCGCCGACCTCGAGCTCGTCGGACGCCACCCCCGCCGTGCGTGGCTCGACGGAGAGCCGGTCGCCACCGGCGGGACGGCAACCGAGGGGCCCGAGTCGGAGGCGAAGGGGAAGCTGCGCCTGCCCACCGGCACGCACGTGCTCCTCGTCCAGACCGTCTACGACCCCGGGCGCGCCGGGGAGTGGAGCGTCGGTGCGGTCCTCAAGGGCGCCGAGGCGGTGGTCCCGGGCGTCGATCCCGAGAGAACCCTCGAGATCCTGGACGTCCTCGACGTGCCCAATGCGGAGGGGCTTGCGGTCTCGCCCGACGGCGCGCGCGTGGCGATCACCTGGAAACGCGTGCTTCCGGGGACCGACGACGCCGAGTCGTGGCTCGAGGTGCGCTCCGTGAGGAACGGCGCGGTCGAGCGCTCGTGGCGCGGTCTCCCGGTGTCGCAGGTCGCCTGGGTGCCGAAGGGAACGCGCCTGAGCTACGTGACCTCCGAGACCCAGGGGGACAAGCGGCTGTCGACGTTGTGGGTCGCCGACCTCGACTCCGGGGCGACGTCGCCCCTGCTCGAGCGGGTCGAGGCGTTCGCGGGGTACCTGTGGGCGCCCGACGCGTCCCGCGTCGTCTACGCGACGACCGCGAAGGCCGAGCCCGACAAGCGCGGCGTCAAGCTGCGGATCAACCTGCAGGACCGGCAGGCCGGCTGGCGGGACAAACAGGTGCTGCACGTCCTCGACGTCGCCACCGGCATGCGGCGGCGCCTCACCGCGGGCTCGTTGACCTCGTCGGCCGCGTCGATCTCCCCCGACGGCGCCCGCCTGCTGTTCCTCCGCAACGTCGAGGACCTCGAGCGGCGTCCGTATTCGCGCAACGAGCTGTGGGAGGTCGACCTCGCGACCCTCGCCTCCCGCAAGCTCCGGGACGGCTGGGGCACCGACGCCGTCGCCTGGTCGTCGGACGGCCGCCGCATCCTCGTGCGCGGCGGCCCGTCGGAGTTCGACTCCCTCGGACACGCGGTGAAGCCGGGGGTGATCCCCAGCGAGGCCGAAGGCGACCTCTACGTGTGGGACCCCGTGAGCGGATCGGCCGAGCCGATCACGAAGGGGTTCGACCCGTCGGTGCTCGCGGTCCAGTGGAACGTCGCGGACGGGAACATCTACTTCGAGGCCGCGGAGAAGGACTTCGAGGGGTTGTGGCGCTGGGAGCCCGCCTCGAAGCGGTTCACGAAGCTCGACGCCGGCGTGGACGTGACCGAGAACGTCGCGTTCGCCACCCACGCCCCGGTCGCCGTGATCGCCGGCTCGTCGCCGTGGGAACCCGAGCGCGTGGTCGCGGTCGATCTGGCCGGCGGGCCGGCGCGCGTCCTCGCGGCCCCCGCGGTCGAGGCGCTCGCCTCGACCCGCAAGGGGACGGTCGCGCCGTTCGTCTTCAAGGCGGCGAACGGACGCACGATCGACGGCCGGGTCTACTTCCCGCCGGGCTACGACGCGAGCCGCAAGGGGTCGTATCCCGCGATCGTGAACTTCTACGGCGGCGTGACCCCCGTGTCGCGCGAGTGGGGCGGGCGGTACCCGAAGGAGTGGTGGGCCTCGCAGGGGTACGTCGTGTACGTGCCGCAGCCCTCGGGGGCGGTCGGCTACGGGCAGGCCTTCTCGGCCGCTCACGTCAACGACTGGGGGGCGGCGACCTCCGAGGAGATCCTCGAGGGGACGCGCCGGTTCCTCGAGGCGCACCCGGCGGTCGACGCGAAGCGCGTCGGGTGCATCGGGGCGTCGTACGGCGGGTTCATGACGATGCTGCTCGTCACGAAATCGGACCTCTACGCCGCCGCCGTCTCCCACGCGGGGATCTCCTCGATCGCGACGTATTGGGGGGAGGGATACTGGGGATACTGGTACGGCGCGGTCAGCGCGGCCGGGTCGTTCCCGTGGAACAACAAGGAGCTCTTCGTCGATCGCAGCCCGCTCTACCGCGCGGACAAGGTGAAGACGCCGATCCTGCTCACGCACGGCTCGGCGGACACCAACGTGCCCGTCGGCGAGAGCGAGTCGTTCTATACGGCGCTCAAGCTCGCGGGGGCCCCGGTCGAGCTCCTGACGGTCGACGGCCAGGACCACTGGATCCTCGACCACGGAAAACGCGTCGTCTGGTCGAGGGGGATCGTCGCCTGGTTCGACCGCTGGCTGAAGGGACAGCCCGAAGGCTGGGAGGAGCTGTTCCCGGGCCCGAAGTGA
- a CDS encoding phospholipase D family protein, giving the protein MKRTAIAASLAGVLALARPASADRFRLLDDPQEAARVRVRMIHEARASIDAMYFIVGDDSVSLAVLTLLRDAARRGVAVRLVVDGHFNRIPKEVQAQLIDEGVQIREYHPFRLYKPRWWSRRLHDKLLVTDGARLVTGGRNIESPYYGRGEEVGRRDYLDRDAWVEGGSAANASAYFDALWNGPKVRKANLAQFKRSRLEKRCELLPAEADRDRCERLRTEALADLHAADRLLDDHRDRLERNPWFTSDRPVGEGSAEVGPVRFVHDPAAGKSPGDGIGAALLELLDRAETSVVIESPYLVPSKALREGLKRAVARGVRVRILTNSLAVTDNLLAQAGYVGDKDNVVRWGIELWEYAGPECLHSKSAVFDGRWVVVGSFNLDPRSEFLNTETAVIVDDPDAANVASLAMDAHLARAYRIDPRGKPVPGPVEPEEVGCGKRMQLGLLRLLAPFIRKQI; this is encoded by the coding sequence ATGAAGCGGACCGCGATCGCAGCCTCACTGGCGGGGGTTCTCGCGCTGGCGAGGCCGGCGTCCGCGGACCGTTTCCGGCTGCTCGACGACCCCCAGGAAGCCGCCCGGGTCCGCGTCCGGATGATCCACGAGGCGCGGGCGTCGATCGACGCCATGTACTTCATCGTCGGCGACGACTCGGTATCGCTCGCGGTGCTCACGCTGCTTCGCGACGCCGCGCGGCGGGGCGTCGCGGTGCGCCTCGTCGTCGACGGCCACTTCAACCGGATCCCGAAGGAAGTGCAGGCCCAGCTCATCGACGAGGGGGTCCAGATCCGCGAGTACCACCCCTTCCGGCTCTACAAACCCCGCTGGTGGTCGCGTCGCCTGCACGACAAGTTGCTCGTCACCGACGGCGCGCGGCTCGTCACGGGCGGCCGGAACATCGAATCGCCGTATTACGGCCGGGGCGAGGAGGTCGGCCGCCGCGACTACCTCGACCGCGACGCGTGGGTCGAGGGGGGCTCCGCGGCGAACGCGAGCGCCTATTTCGATGCGCTCTGGAACGGGCCGAAGGTCCGCAAGGCCAACCTCGCGCAATTCAAGCGCTCGAGGCTCGAAAAGCGCTGCGAGCTCCTCCCGGCGGAAGCCGACCGCGACCGTTGCGAGCGGCTCCGGACGGAGGCGCTCGCCGATCTCCACGCCGCGGACCGCCTCCTCGACGACCATCGCGACCGCCTCGAGCGGAACCCCTGGTTCACCTCCGATCGCCCGGTCGGCGAGGGGAGCGCGGAGGTCGGTCCCGTGCGGTTCGTGCACGACCCCGCCGCGGGGAAAAGCCCCGGGGACGGCATCGGCGCGGCGCTCCTCGAGCTTCTCGATCGAGCGGAGACCTCGGTCGTCATCGAGTCGCCGTACCTCGTCCCGTCGAAGGCCCTCCGGGAGGGGCTGAAGCGTGCCGTCGCCCGCGGCGTTCGGGTGCGCATCCTCACGAACTCCCTGGCCGTGACCGACAATCTGCTCGCCCAGGCGGGGTACGTGGGAGACAAGGACAACGTGGTCCGCTGGGGGATCGAGTTGTGGGAATACGCCGGACCCGAGTGCCTCCACTCGAAGTCGGCGGTCTTCGACGGGCGCTGGGTCGTGGTGGGCTCGTTCAACCTCGACCCCCGTTCGGAGTTCCTCAACACCGAGACCGCGGTGATCGTCGACGACCCCGACGCGGCGAACGTCGCGAGCCTCGCCATGGACGCCCACCTGGCTCGCGCGTACCGCATCGACCCCCGGGGGAAACCCGTCCCCGGCCCCGTCGAACCCGAGGAGGTCGGCTGCGGCAAGCGCATGCAGCTCGGATTGCTTCGCCTGCTCGCGCCGTTCATCCGGAAGCAGATCTGA
- a CDS encoding LysR family transcriptional regulator, with amino-acid sequence MPLPDPRTDAPALRAFVATARTGSVVRAAAELGRTQPSLSARLSALERAWDTKLFRRGARGMTLTPEGARLLPLAEAALRSLEALDVAAGVPVSGPGEIRVGAGDALGRELLPRVLAELLSRERALGVRLLEGPTPRLLQALRDGEIDVALVARGPAAPGIPGLAFEPLLESPIDLLVPAARRLPRGPRTLEDLAAERFVSLQPGSEFRRHVERAFEAEGIPFRPTVEVGNLSLVRRFVAAGVGVALVPAIAFDSEGKGAPVRRARIAGVPPIRYARAIREGVPLGEGTLRFLGLLAQPRTATSPPSP; translated from the coding sequence GTGCCGCTCCCCGATCCGCGAACCGACGCCCCGGCCCTCCGGGCCTTCGTCGCGACCGCCCGCACCGGAAGCGTGGTGCGCGCGGCGGCCGAGCTCGGACGGACCCAGCCCAGCCTCAGCGCGCGCCTCTCCGCCCTCGAGCGGGCCTGGGACACGAAGTTGTTTCGTCGCGGCGCCCGCGGGATGACGCTGACCCCCGAGGGGGCCCGCCTGCTCCCGCTCGCGGAGGCGGCGCTTCGCTCGCTCGAGGCGCTCGACGTCGCCGCCGGCGTCCCGGTCTCCGGACCGGGGGAGATCCGCGTGGGGGCGGGGGACGCACTGGGAAGGGAGCTGCTGCCCCGGGTCCTCGCCGAGCTTCTCTCGCGGGAGCGGGCGCTGGGCGTGCGCCTGTTGGAGGGGCCCACGCCCCGACTGCTCCAGGCCTTGCGCGACGGCGAGATCGACGTGGCGCTGGTGGCGCGCGGACCCGCGGCGCCGGGGATTCCCGGGCTCGCATTCGAACCGCTGCTGGAGAGCCCCATCGACCTCCTCGTCCCCGCCGCACGCCGCCTTCCGCGGGGGCCCCGCACCCTCGAGGATCTCGCGGCGGAGCGGTTCGTCTCCCTCCAGCCCGGTTCGGAGTTCCGGCGTCACGTGGAGCGGGCCTTCGAGGCGGAGGGGATTCCCTTCCGCCCCACCGTGGAGGTCGGAAACCTCTCGTTGGTACGCCGCTTCGTCGCGGCCGGTGTGGGCGTGGCGCTGGTTCCCGCGATCGCGTTCGACAGCGAAGGAAAGGGAGCCCCGGTGCGGCGCGCGCGGATCGCGGGCGTGCCGCCGATCCGCTACGCGCGCGCGATTCGCGAGGGGGTTCCGCTGGGCGAGGGGACGCTGCGGTTTCTCGGCCTGTTGGCGCAGCCGAGGACCGCTACCTCGCCGCCTTCTCCCTGA
- a CDS encoding AIR synthase-related protein, whose translation MVQRLEIGLKPGRRDPRGEDVARTVRGFLGIPVERIRTRDVYRIDAEITVEEARRVLHELTDPVLQTGALGRIDDGPFDRAIEVAFKPGVTDPVGKSARIAVEDTLGRKLPEGAAVFTSTLYLCDGVDAGEAERIALELLANPVIQTVTLQPYAAWRESAPDVSVPRVAAHSRPLAERVSLAGDDDALMELSRRRLLALTLAEMRAVRDHFRAAAADPRRAALGLGADPTDVEIEAIAQTWSEHCKHKIFNATITYEEPGGAPEVVRSLFKTYVRGATDAVGADWLVSVFHDNAGVVAFDGRDHLVYKVETHNSPSALDPYGGAMTGIVGVNRDPFGTGLGADLLANVWGYCFASPYHDGPLPRGLLHPRRIRDGVHHGVIDGGNQSGIPYGRGWEVFDARFLGKPLVFCGTVGRLPATIAGRPGHEKGARPGDLIVMCGGRIGADGIHGATFSSAALDESAPIQAVQIGDPITQKRMFDFLTEARDLGLYEAITDNGAGGLSSSIGEMAEVPGGAELDLAKAPLKYAGLAPWEILLSEAQERMSLAVAPSKIDAFLALARRREVEACVLGTFTDSGHFHVRHGDETVAFLQMEFLHEGDPDLDLRARWAAPTWPEPPTVDRGPLGKALAGMVSRLNLASGEAKARHYDHEVKGLTVVKPWVGVKSDVPSEASVFLARHGGRRGYVLSEGVNPFYSDLDTYWMAMSVVDEAVRKQLCAGATLDRIALLDNFCWPDPVESPSVPDGAYKAAQLVRACRGLADAVKAYAAPLVSGKDSMKNDSTMGGVRISVPPTLLVSAIGQIPDAAEALSLDLKAPGDVVYLLGTTRDETGGSEYLRWLGVCDGASLETGKPAPYVGNKVPKLDPAETLPLYRALEGSVRAGIVRSASTPAKGGLALALVRKAMAGELGLDLDLAPCPDLAALPADVAMFSESNGRFVVTVAADDAAAFERRFAGLACRRAGVVTAAARLRVRNGDLVLLDEDVLALKKAWKEALADA comes from the coding sequence ATGGTCCAAAGGCTCGAGATCGGCCTGAAGCCCGGGCGGCGCGACCCGCGGGGCGAGGACGTCGCCCGCACGGTGCGCGGGTTTCTCGGCATCCCCGTCGAGCGGATCCGCACCCGCGACGTTTACCGCATCGACGCGGAGATCACGGTGGAGGAGGCCCGTCGGGTCCTTCACGAGCTGACCGACCCGGTCCTTCAGACCGGCGCCCTCGGCCGGATCGACGACGGCCCGTTCGATCGGGCGATCGAGGTGGCGTTCAAGCCGGGGGTGACCGACCCGGTCGGCAAGTCCGCGCGGATCGCCGTCGAGGACACGCTCGGGCGGAAGCTCCCGGAGGGGGCCGCCGTCTTCACCTCGACCCTCTACCTCTGCGACGGCGTCGACGCCGGCGAGGCCGAGCGCATCGCGCTCGAGCTCCTCGCGAATCCGGTCATCCAGACGGTGACCCTGCAGCCGTACGCGGCGTGGCGGGAATCCGCGCCGGACGTCTCGGTCCCCCGCGTCGCCGCGCACTCCCGGCCGCTCGCGGAGCGGGTCTCGCTCGCGGGAGACGACGACGCGCTGATGGAGCTGAGTCGTCGACGCCTGCTCGCGCTGACCCTCGCCGAGATGCGTGCCGTGCGCGACCACTTCCGCGCCGCCGCCGCCGATCCGCGCCGTGCCGCGTTGGGCCTGGGGGCCGATCCCACCGACGTGGAGATCGAGGCGATCGCCCAGACCTGGAGCGAGCACTGCAAGCACAAGATCTTCAACGCGACGATCACCTACGAGGAGCCGGGCGGCGCCCCCGAGGTCGTGCGCTCGCTGTTCAAGACCTACGTGCGCGGCGCGACCGACGCGGTCGGGGCGGACTGGCTCGTCTCCGTCTTCCACGACAACGCCGGGGTCGTCGCCTTCGACGGGCGGGACCACCTCGTCTACAAGGTCGAGACCCACAACTCCCCCTCCGCGCTCGACCCGTACGGAGGCGCGATGACCGGGATCGTCGGAGTGAACCGCGATCCCTTCGGGACCGGGCTCGGCGCCGACCTGCTCGCCAACGTCTGGGGGTACTGCTTCGCCTCCCCGTACCACGACGGCCCGCTTCCCAGGGGGCTGCTCCACCCCCGCCGCATCCGCGACGGGGTGCACCACGGCGTGATCGACGGAGGAAACCAGAGCGGGATCCCCTACGGGCGCGGCTGGGAGGTCTTCGACGCACGTTTCCTCGGGAAGCCCCTGGTCTTCTGCGGCACGGTCGGGCGGCTCCCGGCGACGATCGCGGGACGTCCGGGACACGAGAAGGGAGCGCGGCCGGGGGACCTCATCGTGATGTGCGGAGGCCGCATCGGCGCGGACGGGATCCACGGCGCGACCTTCTCCTCCGCCGCGCTCGACGAGTCCGCCCCGATCCAGGCGGTGCAGATCGGCGACCCGATCACCCAGAAACGGATGTTCGACTTCCTCACGGAGGCGCGCGACCTCGGCCTCTACGAGGCGATCACCGACAACGGCGCCGGCGGACTGTCCTCGTCGATCGGCGAGATGGCGGAGGTCCCCGGAGGCGCGGAGCTCGACCTCGCGAAGGCCCCGCTCAAGTACGCCGGCCTCGCCCCCTGGGAGATCCTGCTCTCCGAGGCGCAGGAGCGGATGTCGCTGGCGGTCGCTCCTTCGAAGATCGACGCGTTCCTCGCCCTCGCGCGGCGCCGCGAGGTCGAGGCGTGCGTCCTCGGCACGTTCACCGACTCCGGACACTTCCACGTGCGCCACGGCGACGAGACGGTCGCGTTCCTGCAGATGGAGTTCCTGCACGAGGGGGATCCCGACCTCGACCTGCGCGCGCGCTGGGCGGCGCCGACCTGGCCGGAGCCCCCGACCGTCGATCGCGGCCCGCTCGGGAAGGCGCTCGCCGGGATGGTCTCCCGCCTCAACCTCGCCTCCGGCGAGGCCAAGGCCCGCCACTACGACCACGAGGTCAAGGGGCTCACCGTCGTGAAACCGTGGGTGGGGGTGAAGTCCGACGTCCCCTCGGAGGCGTCGGTCTTCCTCGCGCGCCACGGCGGCCGACGCGGCTACGTCCTCTCCGAAGGGGTGAATCCCTTCTACTCGGACCTCGACACGTACTGGATGGCGATGTCGGTGGTCGACGAAGCGGTGCGCAAGCAGCTTTGCGCCGGGGCGACCCTCGACCGCATCGCGCTGCTGGACAACTTCTGCTGGCCCGACCCGGTCGAATCCCCTTCGGTCCCCGACGGCGCCTACAAGGCGGCGCAGCTCGTGCGGGCGTGCCGCGGCCTCGCCGACGCGGTGAAGGCCTACGCCGCGCCGCTGGTCTCCGGCAAGGACTCGATGAAGAACGACTCGACGATGGGCGGCGTGCGGATCTCGGTCCCGCCGACCCTGCTCGTCTCGGCGATCGGCCAGATCCCCGACGCCGCCGAGGCGCTGTCGCTCGACCTCAAGGCGCCCGGCGACGTCGTCTACCTCCTCGGGACGACGCGCGACGAGACCGGCGGCAGCGAGTACCTCCGGTGGCTGGGAGTGTGCGACGGTGCGTCGCTCGAGACGGGGAAGCCCGCCCCCTACGTAGGGAACAAGGTCCCGAAGCTCGACCCCGCCGAGACCCTGCCGCTCTACCGCGCCCTCGAAGGCTCCGTCCGCGCAGGGATCGTCCGCTCGGCATCCACCCCCGCGAAGGGGGGCCTCGCCCTCGCCCTCGTGCGCAAGGCGATGGCCGGGGAGCTGGGGCTCGACCTCGATCTCGCGCCCTGTCCCGACCTCGCGGCGCTCCCCGCGGACGTCGCGATGTTCTCCGAGTCGAACGGACGCTTCGTGGTCACCGTCGCCGCCGACGACGCCGCGGCCTTCGAGCGGCGGTTCGCGGGGCTTGCCTGCCGGCGTGCCGGCGTCGTGACCGCCGCGGCGCGCCTGCGCGTCCGCAACGGCGACCTCGTGCTCCTCGACGAGGACGTGCTCGCACTCAAGAAGGCCTGGAAGGA